In Streptomyces rapamycinicus NRRL 5491, the genomic stretch CCCCTCCGACGGCTGCCATGACTGCCTCCTTCGGCGACGCTGAGCGCTCCGCGGGAAGTGGCGCGAGGTGCGGTCGTTCATCCGCGGCTGCGTCGTGGCTGGTCGCGCGGTTCCCCGCGCCCCTTCGGAGCGCAACCGAACCGCACCGGACTTCAGTGAGGCCGCTTAGACGCCTGTTCGCACACGGCGGGAGGGCGCACAGGAGGCACGTCGGCGCGTGTCGGACACTCGTGCTCCCTCCAGTTTGCCCAGCCGGTCGATACGGCGCACCCAGAGCGGGCCACCGGGCCGGAACGAGACGCCGTCGGCCTCGCCCGGGCCCGGCCCGACCCGGCGCCTGGCCGTCTCAGCGTCGCCCGGCCTGGCCCGGCGTCCGCCTCAGCCGCACCGGCCACCGTTCCAGCCGTACCGGCCGGGTTCTAGCCCCGCTGGCCGCCGTTCTCGGCCTGGAACATCCAGTGGTGCTTCTCCAGGTCACGAGTGAGCTCGATGAGAATGTCCTGGGTCACCGGGTCCGGCTCGTCGGTCGCCCTGATGCGCTCCCGCATCCGCCCGATCACCGCTCCGAGGGCGTCCACGAGCGTCCGGACGGCCTGCGCGTCATCGGTCCAGCCGTCCTTGACCGTGTCGACACCGCTGGTCGCGGCGACCGTCTGGGCCCGTCCGTCCGGTGGCACGCCGAGCGCGGAGGCCCGCTCCGCCACAGTGTCGGCATACTCCCTGGTCGACGCCACGACCTCGTCGAGCTGCAGATGAACCGTGCGGAATCGCGGGCCCACGACGGTCCAGTGGATCTGCTTGCCCACCAGGTGGAGGTCGACGAGATCGACGAGGGCGCCTTGCAGCGCGTCGGCGACGATCTTGAGGTGCTCCTCCGGCAGCGGGCTCTTCACCACAGACATCCACTTCCTCCTTTTCGACCGTTTGGCCCCTCTTGATTGCCTCTCTTCCTCTGGGGTGACCCGAATCCGGCCGGACAAACATCGAGGCCCCGACCGGTATGGCTACCGGTCGGGGCCTCGGAGAGCTGGCTTCTGGGGGCCTTCTCAGGCCGCCACCACGTCCACGGCTTCCTTGGGCGTCTTGATGGTCACCCGCTCCTCCGGAACGCCCGTCACGGACGTCACAGACACGGGGTTGAGCACGGGCCGCATGGGCGCGGGCACCTTCTCGGTGGTGGACGCGGCCGACTCGGCCAGTTCGGCGAGCGACAGCTCGTCGCTGACCTCGCGCATGACCTGCGACATCCGTACCTCCAGGGCGTCGCAGATGGCTGACAGCAGTTCGGATGAGGCTTCCTTCTGGCCGCGCTCGACCTCTGACAGATAGCCGAGCGACACCCGGGCGGAGGAGGAAACCTCGCGCAGAGTACGGCCCTGGCGCTGGCGCTGCCGGCGCAGCACGTCACCCAGCAGGCGACGGAGCAGAATCATCGCTGGCTCCCTCCTCGGACCTCGGATCCGGATCCTTCACGCCCCACCGTACCGCCTCGGGCTGCGCCCGTGCGGGGAGCGATGTCGTGTTCACTCAGGGCTGCAAACATCAAATCTCGTCGTGTTGTTCCGTATCCTTTGCCCCCGCCGTCGCGATCAATTCGCTGAACAGCAGCTTGACGGCGGCATGGACGGTCTGGCCGCGGATTCCGGCGCGGTCTCCTTCGAGCCTCAGCGCCGCCGCGGCCACCGTGTCCGAGGGCCCCGCGACGGCCACATGAACGGTGCCCACGGGCTGGCCGTCCTGCGGTGTGGGACCCGCCACACCGGTGGTGGCCACGCCCCAGTCCGCGCCGAGCGCACGCCGTACGCCCCGGGCCATCTGCCGGGCCACCTCGGCGTCGACCGCGCCGCGCTCGGCCAGCAGGGCCCGGTCCACGCCCAGCACCTCGTGCTTGAGGTCGGTGGCGTACGCCGTCACCGAGCCCCGGAAGGAGCGGGAGGCGCCGTCCACCGAGGTCAGCTCGGCGGCCACCAGACCGCCGGTGAGCGATTCGGCGGCGGCCAGGGTCTGCCCGCGCCGCTCCAGCAGCGCCAGCACATCGGCCGCCGTCCCGCCGTCGCTCACTGCGTGGCCTCCTCCGTCGTCCGGCCCGCCCGGCGCAGCACGATCGCCTGCCGGACGTAGTCGAGGCCGGTGACCACGGTCAGGACGACGGCCACGGCCATCATCCAGAACCGCAGCGAGGCCAGCGGTCCGGTCAGCGCCAGGATGTACATCCCGACGGCGGTGCCCTGCGCGAGCGTCTTCATCTTTCCGCCCCGGCTGGCCGGGATGACCCCGATCCGGATCACCCAGAACCGCATCAGTGTGATTCCGATCTCACGGAAGAGGATCACTCCCGTCACCCACCAGGGGAGGTCGGACAGGGCCGACAGACAGATCAGCGCCGCGCCCATGATCGCCTTGTCAGCGATCGGATCGGCGATCTTCCCGAAGTCGGTGACCAGGTTGTACCGGCGGGCCAGATGACCGTCGAAGAGATCGGTGATCATGGCGATGGCGAACGCCGCCCACGCGAAGGAACGCCACGCCGGGTCGTACCCGCCATTGTGCAGCATCAACAACACAAACCCGGGCACCAGCAGCAGCCGCACCATGGTGAGGATGTTGGCGATGTTCCACAAACCGGCGGGCCTGACCGTGGCGGCGGCCGGCCGGCGGTGACCTCCCGCGGCGGAGGCCGGGACACCCGTCATCTGCCCGCCTCTCCGGTGGACGCGCCGCCGTCCTGCCGCTCCAGCGGCTCAAGCGGCTCCGCGACGAGGTCCACTCCCTCCGTCGCGATCACCTTCGCTTCGACCATACGGCCCACCTCCGGCTCCCCGTCGGTGCGCAGCAGCGTCTGGCCGTCGGTTTCCGGCGCCTGGTGGGCGCCACGGCCCAGGACCGCCCCGGTGTCGTCGATCTCCTCCACCAGGACCTCCACGACCTCGCCGAGCCGCTCCTCCGCCCGCTGGGCGGTCAGCTCCTCCGCGAGCCGCGAGACGCGCTCCAGGCGCTCCGCGACCACCTCCGGGTCGACCTTGTCCTCGTAACCGGCGGCCTCGGTGCCGTCCTCGTCCGAGTACCCGAAGACGCCGATCGCGTCCAGCCGCGCCGCACTGAGGAAACGCTCCAGCTCGGCCAGGTCCTCCTCGGTCTCGCCGGGGAAGCCGACGATGAAGTTGGACCGGGCGCCGGCCTGCGGCGCCTTGCCTCTGATCGTCTCCAGCAGCTCCAGGAACCGGTCGGTGTCGCCGAAGCGGCGCATGGCGCGCAGCACCCCGGGCGCCGAGTGCTGGAAGGACAGATCGAAGTACGGCGCGACCTTCTCGGTCGAGGTGAGCACGTCGATCAGCCCGGGACGCATCTCGGCGGGCTGGAGGTAGCTGACCCGGATCCGCTCGATGCCGTCCACCGCGGCCAGCTCCGGCAGCAGCGTCTCCAGCAGCCGGATGTCCCCGAGGTCCTTGCCGTACGAGGTGTTGTTCTCCGAGACCAGCATGATCTCCTTCACCCCCTGCTCGGCCAGCCAGCGGGTCTCGCCCAGCACATCGGAGGGGCGGCGGGAGATGAAGGAGCCCCGGAAGGACGGGATGGCGCAGAACGAGCACCGCCGGTCGCAGCCGGAGGCCAGCTTCACCGAGGCGACCGGGCTGCTGTCCAGTCTGCGCCGCAGCGGGGCCCGCGGCCCGGAGGCCGGGGCCACCCCCTCGGGCAGATCCTCGGGCGCGGTGTCCTGGGCGTGGCCGGGGAGCGCCACCGAGGTGGCGTCCTGCCGCTCGGCGGGGCTGATCGGCAGCAGCTTGCGGCGGTCGCGCGGAGTGTGGGAGGCGTGGATGCCGCCGGAGAGGATGGTCTGGAGGCGGTCGGAGATATCGCCGTAGTCGTCGAAGCCGAGCACCCCGTCGGCCTCGGGCAGCGCCTCGGCGAGCTCCTTGCCGTACCGCTCGGCCATGCAGCCGACGGCCACCACGGCCTGGGTGCGGCCGTGGTCCTTCAGATCGTTCGCCTCCAGCAGGGCGTCGACCGAGTCCTTCTTGGCGGCTTCGACGAAGCCGCAGGTGTTGACGACGGCGACGTCCGCGTCGGCGGCTTCCTCGACGAGCTCCCAGCCGTCCGCCGCCAAGCGGCCTGCGAGCTCCTCCGAGTCCACCTCGTTACGGGCGCAGCCAAGAGTGACAAGGGCGACGGTGCGGCGTTCGGGCATGCGCTCAGACTACGTTGTCCCCACGACAGCCCCCGCTGCCAGGGCTGCCGATCTTCGCGCGGGTCAGCCCGCCTCGGGGTCTCCCTTGGTGTAGCTGAGCCGCTGGACGGCCCCGCTGGTGCCCACGTTCTTCACTTCCTTGCCGTTCACGAACAGCTTGATCGCCCCGGCGTTGCCCAGCACCAGGTCGATGCGCCTGCTGTCGCTGAAGGTCTTGGAGTCGCCCTCGCGCAGCACACCCTCCTGGATCAGCCGGCCGTTGTGGTCCTGGGCGGAGATCCAGCTCTGGCCGCCCTCGGCGGTCAGCTTGACGGTGACCTTGTCCGCCGGGACGCCCGCGATGGCGCTGTCGGACGGGTCGGGCTTGTGCGGCGTGGCGGGCTTGGAGGGGGCGGCGGTGTTGGTGGGCGCGGAGGCGCTGGGCTTGGGCGCGGCGGTGTCCTCGGCGACGCTCGAGCCGTCGCCGTTGCCGCCCCGGAACAGGGTGAAGCCCACGAATCCGACGACGGCGACGATCGCCGCGACCATCGCGGCCGTCCAGTTGGGGCGCCGGGGCTCGGGGCGGATCCGCTCGGCCTCGAACAGCGGCGCCGGCGCGGTCGGCGCGGGCCGGCCGCCGTGCTCGGCGTCGAACTGCGCGATCAAGGACTCCGGATCGAGGCCCACGGCGCGGGCGAGCACCCGGATGTGCCCCCGTGCGTAGACATCGCCGCCGCAGCGCGAGAAATCGTCCTGCTCGATGCCCCGCACGATGGGGGTGCGCACCCGGGTAGAGGAACTGACCTCGTCGACGGTCAGCCCAGCGGAGATACGGGCCTGCTGGAGGGCGCGACCGATGGAAGGCCGGTCGTCTTCGGGGGAGTTGCCGTCTTCGGGAAGGTTGCCGATGGACACGGGGGCGCCTTTCGAGCGTGAGCCACCTGCTGGAGGTTCAGTCTAGGGGTGGGGCGAAAGGGTCGGGCAAGCGGGAGGACGGAGTTTGTCCGCCATCGGGATTGCCGTTCGATCACGATTCTGGGGTCTCACTCCGCCACCTCCCTCAACTTGACGTTTCGGTAGGGGAAACGGTTGCCCGCCAAACCCTTATGAGTGAGCCTTACCGCGGATCACGTCGAGCACGCCATCCAATTCATCCGGCTTGACGAGCACATCGCGCGCCTTGGATCCCTCGCTCGGGCCGACGATGTTCCGGGACTCCATGAGATCCATCAGCCGCCCCGCCTTGGCGAAACCCACCCGCAACTTGCGCTGAAGCATCGACGTGGAGCCGAACTGAGTGGAAACCACCAGCTCAGCGGCCTGGCAGAGCAGATCGAGATCATCGCCGATCTCCTCGTCGATCTCCTTCTTCTTCGACGTCCCGACCGTCACGTCATCGCGGAAGACCGGTGCCATCTGCTCCTTGCAGTGGGCGACGACCGCCTCGACCTCGGACTCGGTGACATAGGCGCCCTGCATCCGGGTGGGCTTGTTCGCGCCCATCGGCAGGAAGAGGCCGTCGCCCTTGCCGATCAGCTTCTCGGCGCCGGGCTGGTCCAGGATGACGCGGCTGTCGGCCAGCGAGGAGGTGGCGAAGGCGAGTCGTGAGGGCACATTGGCCTTGATCAGGCCGGTGACGACGTCCACCGAGGGCCGTTGGGTGGCCAGCACCAAGTGGATCCCGGCCGCGCGCGCCAGCTGAGTGATCCGCACGATCGAGTCCTCGACGTCCCGCGGTGCGACCATCATCAAATCGGCCAGCTCGTCGACGATCACCAGCAGATACGGGTAGGGCTTGAGCTCCCGCTCGCTCCCCTCGGGCTCCTTCACCTTCCCCTTGCGGACCGCCGCGTTGAAGTCGTCGATATGGCGGAAGCCGTAGGCCGCGAGGTCGTCATAGCGAAGATCCATCTCCCGTACGACCCATTGGAGCGCCTCGGCGGCACGCTTGGGGTTGGTGATGATCGGTGTGATCAGATGCGGGATGCCCTCGTAGGCGGTCAGCTCCACCCGCTTGGGGTCGACCAGCACCATCCGCACATCGTCCGGCGTGGCCCGGGCCATGATCGATGTGATCAGGCAGTTGATGCAGGAGGACTTGCCGGAGCCGGTCGCGCCCGCCACCAGCACATGCGGCATGGTGGCCAGGTTGGCCGCCACATAGCCGCCCTCGACGTCCTTGCCCAGCCCGACGATCATCGGATGGTCGTCGCCGACGGAATTCGCCGAGCGCAGCACATCGCCCAGGTTGACCATCTCGCGGTCGCTGTTGGGGATTTCGATGCCGACGGCCGACTTGCCGGGGATCGGGCTGATGATACGAACATCGGGGCTGGCGACCGCGTAGGCGATGTTCTTGGTCAGCGCGGTGATCCGCTCGACCTTGACGGCCGGGCCCAGTTCCACCTCGTAGCGGGTGACCGTCGGGCCGCGGGTGAAGCCGGTGACGGCGGCGTCCACCTTGAACTCCGTGAACACCTTCGTCAGCGAGTCCACCACCGCGTCGTTGGCCGCGCTGCGGGTCTTGCCGGGGCCACCGCGCTCCAGCAGGTCGAGCGAGGGCAGCGAGTAGGTGATGTCGCCGGAGAGCTGCAGCTGCTCGGCGCGCGGCGGCAGCGGCGCGCCGGACTCGACCGCGGCCCGGGTGAGATCGGGGACCTGCTGCGGATCCGCCTCGTCGGCGCCGTCGGTACGGCCCTTCCCGGCCGCCGCCCTGCCCTTGGCGCCGCCCTTCCCGGACTCCTTGTCGGCATCGCGCGCGCCGGGCACCCCGCCGCCCGCGGCTCCGTCCTCGCGCTCCCCCGAAAGCCCGTTGCTGAGCCCGGCGACGAGCGGCGAGGGCTGCACACCGTGCAGCACGGCCCCGTCCAGCGAGGCGGCGGCAGCGGCCGCCACGTCCACCGCGTCCAAGGGCCGGTCGAGCGGCGGTTGGGTGGACGACGAGCGGCGCGAGCGCCGGCGCTTGCGCAGCGCATCCTCCTCGGCCCGCTCCGGGCCTCCGGCGCCGTCCGGGTCCTCTTTGGCGAGCGAGGTTCTGCGAGACCGCCTGGCGGGCGTCTCGCGCCATTCGTCGGCGTACTCCGCCGCGTCGTACCCGGCCTCCGACGCGTACGCGTCCTCGTGGTCCCGCACCAGGCCCAGCCGGACGCCCACCTGCCGCAGCCGCTGCGGAATCGCGGCGACCGGCGTCGCGGTGACCACCAGCAGCCCGAAGACGGTGAGCAGCACCAGCAGCGGTACGGCCAGCACGTCGCCCATGAGGTAGATCAGCGGCCGGGAGACGGCCCAGCCGATCAGACCGCCCGCGTCCTGCATCGCCGCGGTGCCCTCGCCGCGCCCCGGGGCGCCGCAGGCGATGTGCACCTGCCCCAGGACGCCGATGACGAGCGCCGAGAGCCCGATGACGATCCGCCCGTTGGCCTCCGGCCGCTCCGGGTGGAGGATCAGCCGGACGGCGATCGTGCCCAGCAGTATCGGCACCACCAGGTCGAGCCGGCCGAAGGCGCCGGTGATCAGCATCTCGACCAGCCTGCCGACCGGCCCGTCCAGATTGGACCAGGTGCCCGCCGCGACGATCAGGGCGAGCGCGAACAGCAGCAGGGCGCTGCCGTCCTTGCGGTGAGCCGGGTCGAGTCCTTTGGCGCCGCGTCCTATGCCGCGGAACATCGCCGCGAGGCCGCGCGCCATGCCCATCCACACGGCGCGCACGATGCGGAACACGCCGCTGGTGGGATTCGGGGCGGGCGAGGGCGCCGCCTTGGCCGCCGCCTTCTTCGACGCCGCTTTCTTCGCGGGCGCGGCGGACTTCTTGGCGGGTGCCTTCTTCGCGGGCGCCTTCTTGGCGGCCGCCTTCTTCGCCGCGCCTCCGGACTGCCCGGCGCGCTTCTTCGAGGTGCCCGCCGTGCTCTGGGAACCCTTGCCGGACGTACGAGAGGCCATGGAGGCGAGGTTACCCGCGTCCGCCGTACGGAGCACGCATGGCGGGGGTATCAGGCACCACTGACGTCACACCGGTGCCGCTGCGCCGACGAGGCGGTGAGACGCCCGTGACGGCGCGTCAAAGTGCGGGTGACCGGTCGGCGATGACCGACCGACGGTGACGGCGGGGCGGACGGATCAGTTCTGCGAGGGGACCTGACCGGCGCCGCTGCCCGCGCCCGGCTCGAGCGCGTCCAGCGCCCGCCGCAGACCGGTCAGCTTGCGCTCCAGATGGGCCGCGGTGGCCACGGCCGCGGCATCGGCCGACTCGTCCAGCTGCTTGGACAGCGCCTCGGCCTGCTCCTCGACGGCCGCGAGCCGCGCGGACAGCTCGGCGAGCAGCCCCGCCGACTCCTTGGCCTCCCCGGCGGCGGGCTGGCCACCCTCCAACTGCAGCCGCAGCAGCGACGCCTGCTCCCGCAGCTGGCAGTTCTTCATGTACAGATCCACGAAGACCGAGACCTTGGCTCTGAGCACCCACGGGTCGAAGGGTTTGGAGATGTAGTCCACCGCACCGGCCGCATAGCCCCGGAAGGTGTGGTGCGGACCGTGGTTGATCGCCGTGAGGAAAATGATCGGGATGTCGCGGGTCCGCTCCCGGCGCTTGATGTGCGCCGCGGTCTCGAATCCGTCCATGCCCGGCATCTGGACGTCCAGCAGAATCACCGCGAAGTCGTCCGTCAGCAGCGCCTTGAGCGCTTCCTCCCCTGACGATGCCCGCACCAGGGTCTGATCGAGCGCGGAGAGAATGGCCTCCAGCGCCAGCAGATTCTCCGGCCGGTCATCGACCAGGAGGATCTTGGCCTTCTGCACCATGCCCCGTCCTCCTCGTCCCGGCTTGGGGTCTCCCCAGCTCGCAGAGCTGAGGGAAGCACCGGGCGCCGCCCCAGGGGACGGCTCCCTTGCGCCGCCCGTCCTTGTGCCGGTCATGGTAGCCGCACCCCGCTGTTCGCCACACCCTGTCACCGCGATGTCACTGTGCACGTAGCAGAAACGCGGCGGGAGACCAGAAGGTTCCCCGATTACCGCGTTCCCACACGTGTTCGGCGACACTCAGTCAACACCACGGTCGTCCCGCGCGTGCCTCGGGTCACTCCACCGACATCCACTGCTCCATCACCGTAAGAAGATGATCGGTGTCGACCGGCTTGGTGACGTAGTCCGACGCGCCCGCTTCGATGCTCTTCTCCCGGTCGCCCTTCATCGCCTTCGCGGTGAGGGCGATGATCGGCAGCCCGGCGAACTGCGGCATCCTGCGGATCGCGGCCGTTGTGGCGTAGCCGTCCATCTCCGGCATCATGATGTCCATCAGGACCAGTACGACATCATCGTGCTGCTCCAGGACCTCGATGCCCTCCCGGCCGTTCTCCGCGTACAGCACCTGCAGCCCGTGCTGTTCCAGCACGCTGGTCAGCGCGAAGACATTACGGATGTCATCGTCGACGATCAACACCTTCTCGCCGTGGAAGCCGCCCGCCGGTTCCGGGGCCACCAGATCCTGGCCGCCCAGCAGCCACGGCTCGGGGGACTGCGCCTGCCGTCCCGGGCGACGGCCCGCCGACCGGGCGCCCGACTCCGTCTCCGGCTGCGGCGGGGCCTGCTCCGCGTCGGTCCGCGACGCCTCCTCCTCGGCCCGCTGACGCCTCCGGAACAGCCCGGAGCCGCCACGGCCGCGCGCCGCCGGAGAGCCGTCGGAGGCGTCCTGTGCGGCCTCCTCCCGCTCCGCCGCGGCACCGTTCCCCGCGGTCTCCTCCACGGCGCCGGGGAACGCCTCGAGCGCCAGCGGGGCCGAGCTGCTCGGGGCGAGCTGCGGATAGCCCTGGGGCGGCAGCTCGCTGGGGTGCAGCGGCAGGTAGAGCGTGAACGTCGAGCCGCGGCCCGGTTCGCTGGCCGCGTGGATCTCGCCGCCCAGCAACCGGGCGATCTCCCGGCTGATGGACAGGCCCAGTCCGGTGCCGCCGTACTTACGGCTGGTGGTGCCGTCGGCCTGCTTGAACGCCTCGAAGATCACTCGCATCTTGCTCGCCGCGATGCCGATACCGGTGTCGGTCACCGAGAAGGCGATCATCTCGGCGTCCGCGTCGCGCAGCGCGCCGTGCTCCAGCAGCTGCTCCCGGATGGCATGCGGCACATCAGCGCCCGCCGGCCGGATGACCAGCTCCACGGCGCCGCCGTCGGTGAACTTCACCGCGTTGGACAGCAGATTGCGCAGCACCTGCAGCAGCCGCTGCTCGTCGGTGTGCAGCGTCGCCGGGAGCTCCGGCGAGACCCTTACGGAGAAGTCCAGGCCCTTCTCCGCGGTCAGCGGCCGGAAGGTGGCCTCCACATAGTCGACGAGCTGGACCAGGGCGATACGAGTCGGGCTGACGTCCATCTTGCCCGCCTCGACCTTCGACAGGTCCAGGATGTCGTTGATCAGCTGCAGCAGGTCGGAGCCCGCGCCGTGGATGGTCTCGGCGAACTCCACCTGCTTCGGCGAGAGGTTGCCGTCGGCGTTGTCGGCGAGCAACTTGGCCAGGATCAGCAGCGAGTTGAGCGGCGTGCGCAGCTCGTGCGACATGTTCGCCAGGAACTCGCTCTTGTACCGCATCGAGACGGCGAGCTGCTCGGCACGCTCCTCCAGCACCTGCCGGGCTTCCTCGATCTCGGTGTTCTTGACCTCGATGTCGCGGTTCTGGCGGGCCAGCCGCTCGGACTTCTCCTCCAGCTCCGCGTTGGACGACTGGAGGGCCTTCTGCCGGTTCTCCAGCTCGGCCGACCGCTCCCGAAGCTGCTCGGTCAGCTCCTGCGACTGCTTCAGCAGCACCTCGGTCTTGGTGTTGACGCTGATGGTGTTGACGCTGGTGCCGATCATCTCGGCGATCTGGTTGAGGAAGTCCTTCTGGATCTGGGCGAACGGCTGGAACGACGCCAGCTCGATCACGCCCAGCAGCTGCCCCTCGAAGAGCACCGGCAACACGATCACATGGGCCGGAGCCGCCTCGCCGAGCCCCGAGGCGATCTTGAGATAGCCCGGCGGCACGTTCTCCACCAGGATCGGGCGCTTCTCCTCGGCGACCGTGCCGATCAGCGTCTCACCGGGCTTGAAGCGGTTGGGCATCGAGCCCTGGGTGTAGCCGTAGGAACCGACCAGCAGCAGTTCGTAGCCGTCGTCGGAGGTGCTGTCCGCGACCACGTCGGTGCCCTCGCCGGGCGGTACGGCCAGGAAGAACGCACCGTGCTGGGCGGAGACCACCGGGGTCAGCTCGCTCATGATCAGCCGGGCGACGTCCTCCAGGTCGCGACGGCCCTGCATCAGACCGGAGATCCGGGCCAGGTTGCCCTTGAGCCAGTCCTGCTCCTTGTTGGCGAGCGTGGTCTCGCGCAGGTTGGCGATCATGGTGTTGATGTGGTCCTGGAGGACCTGGATCTCGCCCGAGGCGTCCACGTCGATCTTGAGGTTGAGATCGCCGCGGGTCACCGCGGTGGCCACCTCGGCGATGGCGCGCACCTGACGGGTCAGGTTGCCGGCCATCTCGTTCACCGACTCGGTCAGGTCCTTCCAGGTGCCGGCCACGTCCCGCACCCGCGCCTGGCCGCCCAGCTGGCCCTCGGTACCCACCTCACGGGCCACCCGGGTCACCTGCTCGGCGAACGACGACAGCTGGTCCACCATCGTGTTGATGGTCGTCTTCAGCTCGAGGATCTCGCCCCGCGCCTCGATGTCGATCTTCTTGGTCAGATCACCCTGGGCGATGGCCGTGGTGACCATGGCGATGTTGCGGACCTGGCCGGTCAGGTTGGACGCCATCGAGTTCACCGACTCGGTGAGGTCCTTCCACGTCCCCGAGACGCCGGGCACCCGGGCCTGGCCGCCCAGGATGCCGTCCGTGCCCACCTCGCGGGCCACGCGGGTGACCTCGTCGGCGAACGAAGACAGCGTCGTCACCATCGTGTTGACGGTGTCGGCCAGCGCCGCGACCTCGCCGCGCGCCTCGACCGTCACCTTCTTCGTCAGATCGCCGTTGGCGACCGCGGCCGAGACCTGCGAGATGTTCCGCACCTGGATGGTCAGGTTGTTGGCCATCAGATTGACGTTGTTGCTCAGGTCCTTCCAGATACCGGTCACGCCCGGAACCCGCGCCTGACCGCCCAACTGCCCCTCGGTGCCCACCTCACGGGCCACCCGGGTCACCTGCTCGGCGAACGACGACAGCTGGTCCACCATCGTGTTCACCGTCGTGACCAGCTCGAGGATCTCGCCCTTGGCGTCGACGGTGATCTTCTTCGACAGATCGCCCTTGGCGACCGCCGTCGTCACCTCCGCGATCGAACGCACCTGGGACGTCAGGTTGTTGGCCATACCGTTGACGGACTGGGTGAGGTCCTTCCACGTCCCGGAGA encodes the following:
- the rimO gene encoding 30S ribosomal protein S12 methylthiotransferase RimO encodes the protein MPERRTVALVTLGCARNEVDSEELAGRLAADGWELVEEAADADVAVVNTCGFVEAAKKDSVDALLEANDLKDHGRTQAVVAVGCMAERYGKELAEALPEADGVLGFDDYGDISDRLQTILSGGIHASHTPRDRRKLLPISPAERQDATSVALPGHAQDTAPEDLPEGVAPASGPRAPLRRRLDSSPVASVKLASGCDRRCSFCAIPSFRGSFISRRPSDVLGETRWLAEQGVKEIMLVSENNTSYGKDLGDIRLLETLLPELAAVDGIERIRVSYLQPAEMRPGLIDVLTSTEKVAPYFDLSFQHSAPGVLRAMRRFGDTDRFLELLETIRGKAPQAGARSNFIVGFPGETEEDLAELERFLSAARLDAIGVFGYSDEDGTEAAGYEDKVDPEVVAERLERVSRLAEELTAQRAEERLGEVVEVLVEEIDDTGAVLGRGAHQAPETDGQTLLRTDGEPEVGRMVEAKVIATEGVDLVAEPLEPLERQDGGASTGEAGR
- the pgsA gene encoding CDP-diacylglycerol--glycerol-3-phosphate 3-phosphatidyltransferase encodes the protein MTGVPASAAGGHRRPAAATVRPAGLWNIANILTMVRLLLVPGFVLLMLHNGGYDPAWRSFAWAAFAIAMITDLFDGHLARRYNLVTDFGKIADPIADKAIMGAALICLSALSDLPWWVTGVILFREIGITLMRFWVIRIGVIPASRGGKMKTLAQGTAVGMYILALTGPLASLRFWMMAVAVVLTVVTGLDYVRQAIVLRRAGRTTEEATQ
- a CDS encoding helix-turn-helix domain-containing protein → MILLRRLLGDVLRRQRQRQGRTLREVSSSARVSLGYLSEVERGQKEASSELLSAICDALEVRMSQVMREVSDELSLAELAESAASTTEKVPAPMRPVLNPVSVTSVTGVPEERVTIKTPKEAVDVVAA
- a CDS encoding Dps family protein, with the translated sequence MSVVKSPLPEEHLKIVADALQGALVDLVDLHLVGKQIHWTVVGPRFRTVHLQLDEVVASTREYADTVAERASALGVPPDGRAQTVAATSGVDTVKDGWTDDAQAVRTLVDALGAVIGRMRERIRATDEPDPVTQDILIELTRDLEKHHWMFQAENGGQRG
- a CDS encoding response regulator, with amino-acid sequence MVQKAKILLVDDRPENLLALEAILSALDQTLVRASSGEEALKALLTDDFAVILLDVQMPGMDGFETAAHIKRRERTRDIPIIFLTAINHGPHHTFRGYAAGAVDYISKPFDPWVLRAKVSVFVDLYMKNCQLREQASLLRLQLEGGQPAAGEAKESAGLLAELSARLAAVEEQAEALSKQLDESADAAAVATAAHLERKLTGLRRALDALEPGAGSGAGQVPSQN
- a CDS encoding CinA family protein, with amino-acid sequence MSDGGTAADVLALLERRGQTLAAAESLTGGLVAAELTSVDGASRSFRGSVTAYATDLKHEVLGVDRALLAERGAVDAEVARQMARGVRRALGADWGVATTGVAGPTPQDGQPVGTVHVAVAGPSDTVAAAALRLEGDRAGIRGQTVHAAVKLLFSELIATAGAKDTEQHDEI
- a CDS encoding DNA translocase FtsK, whose translation is MASRTSGKGSQSTAGTSKKRAGQSGGAAKKAAAKKAPAKKAPAKKSAAPAKKAASKKAAAKAAPSPAPNPTSGVFRIVRAVWMGMARGLAAMFRGIGRGAKGLDPAHRKDGSALLLFALALIVAAGTWSNLDGPVGRLVEMLITGAFGRLDLVVPILLGTIAVRLILHPERPEANGRIVIGLSALVIGVLGQVHIACGAPGRGEGTAAMQDAGGLIGWAVSRPLIYLMGDVLAVPLLVLLTVFGLLVVTATPVAAIPQRLRQVGVRLGLVRDHEDAYASEAGYDAAEYADEWRETPARRSRRTSLAKEDPDGAGGPERAEEDALRKRRRSRRSSSTQPPLDRPLDAVDVAAAAAASLDGAVLHGVQPSPLVAGLSNGLSGEREDGAAGGGVPGARDADKESGKGGAKGRAAAGKGRTDGADEADPQQVPDLTRAAVESGAPLPPRAEQLQLSGDITYSLPSLDLLERGGPGKTRSAANDAVVDSLTKVFTEFKVDAAVTGFTRGPTVTRYEVELGPAVKVERITALTKNIAYAVASPDVRIISPIPGKSAVGIEIPNSDREMVNLGDVLRSANSVGDDHPMIVGLGKDVEGGYVAANLATMPHVLVAGATGSGKSSCINCLITSIMARATPDDVRMVLVDPKRVELTAYEGIPHLITPIITNPKRAAEALQWVVREMDLRYDDLAAYGFRHIDDFNAAVRKGKVKEPEGSERELKPYPYLLVIVDELADLMMVAPRDVEDSIVRITQLARAAGIHLVLATQRPSVDVVTGLIKANVPSRLAFATSSLADSRVILDQPGAEKLIGKGDGLFLPMGANKPTRMQGAYVTESEVEAVVAHCKEQMAPVFRDDVTVGTSKKKEIDEEIGDDLDLLCQAAELVVSTQFGSTSMLQRKLRVGFAKAGRLMDLMESRNIVGPSEGSKARDVLVKPDELDGVLDVIRGKAHS
- a CDS encoding helix-turn-helix domain-containing protein, which produces MSIGNLPEDGNSPEDDRPSIGRALQQARISAGLTVDEVSSSTRVRTPIVRGIEQDDFSRCGGDVYARGHIRVLARAVGLDPESLIAQFDAEHGGRPAPTAPAPLFEAERIRPEPRRPNWTAAMVAAIVAVVGFVGFTLFRGGNGDGSSVAEDTAAPKPSASAPTNTAAPSKPATPHKPDPSDSAIAGVPADKVTVKLTAEGGQSWISAQDHNGRLIQEGVLREGDSKTFSDSRRIDLVLGNAGAIKLFVNGKEVKNVGTSGAVQRLSYTKGDPEAG